In Arthrobacter sp. PAMC25284, a single genomic region encodes these proteins:
- a CDS encoding organic hydroperoxide resistance protein produces the protein MKTLYTAEALASGDGRDGNARTSDGKLDVALASPVELGGDGAGTNPEQLFAAGYAACFHSALRLVGRREKADLTDSAVAAKIHFGALEDGAGYGLAAELEIALPAVDAQTAEALVAKAHQICPYSNATRGNMTVDIKILEFAA, from the coding sequence ATGAAGACTCTCTATACCGCCGAGGCGCTCGCCTCGGGCGATGGCCGGGACGGAAATGCCCGCACCAGCGACGGCAAGCTCGACGTCGCCCTCGCCAGCCCCGTGGAGCTGGGCGGCGACGGCGCGGGCACCAACCCCGAGCAGCTCTTCGCTGCCGGCTATGCCGCCTGCTTCCATTCAGCCCTGCGGCTCGTGGGCCGCAGGGAAAAGGCTGACCTGACTGATTCCGCCGTCGCCGCCAAGATCCACTTCGGCGCCCTCGAAGACGGTGCCGGCTACGGACTGGCCGCCGAACTCGAGATCGCACTGCCGGCCGTGGACGCGCAGACCGCGGAAGCGCTCGTGGCCAAAGCCCACCAGATCTGCCCGTATTCCAATGCCACCCGAGGCAACATGACCGTCGACATCAAAATCCTGGAGTTTGCCGCATGA
- a CDS encoding MarR family winged helix-turn-helix transcriptional regulator yields the protein MNEAQQPATSGSGAGPLDAPRLNRQVCFAMYSATRATTAAYRPMLEELGLTYPQYLVMLVLWEEQPRSVRELGEELALDSGTLSPLLKRLEALGLVERRRSAADERRVEVFLTDAGAALSAKAAGVPQRLAEAAGLSTAELDQLRDTLNRLAAALQSSR from the coding sequence ATGAACGAAGCCCAGCAGCCCGCGACGTCCGGATCTGGTGCCGGTCCGCTCGACGCACCGCGCCTCAACCGCCAGGTGTGCTTCGCCATGTACTCGGCGACCCGCGCCACGACCGCGGCGTACCGCCCGATGCTCGAGGAGCTGGGCCTGACCTACCCGCAGTACCTTGTGATGTTGGTGCTCTGGGAGGAACAGCCCCGCAGCGTTCGCGAGCTGGGGGAGGAGCTCGCCCTGGACTCTGGGACGCTCTCGCCGCTGCTCAAGCGGCTCGAAGCCCTCGGTCTCGTGGAGCGGCGGCGGTCCGCGGCAGATGAGCGCCGCGTCGAGGTCTTCCTCACGGACGCCGGCGCCGCACTGAGTGCCAAAGCCGCCGGCGTCCCGCAGCGGCTGGCGGAGGCCGCCGGATTATCCACCGCCGAACTCGACCAACTGCGCGACACCCTCAACCGGCTCGCCGCCGCACTGCAGTCCTCCCGCTAG
- a CDS encoding DUF427 domain-containing protein: protein MTPAHGSSGFFRRPQPTKTKAGQESVWDYPRPPRVEPRSERVIVRLGGQIIADTTDALRVLETSHPPVYYLPLDAFPAGVLVPVQGTSFCEFKGEAHYFDVAAGGVIAPRAGWTYPEPTRGFEALCTRVALYPGHMDSCEINGEQVTFQEGDFYGGWITRQIVGPFKGGPGTAGW, encoded by the coding sequence ATGACTCCTGCTCACGGTTCTTCCGGCTTCTTCCGACGTCCCCAGCCCACTAAAACCAAAGCCGGTCAAGAATCGGTGTGGGACTACCCGCGGCCGCCAAGGGTCGAGCCACGTTCAGAACGCGTCATTGTGCGGCTTGGCGGGCAGATAATTGCCGACACCACTGATGCATTGCGCGTCCTGGAGACGAGCCATCCGCCTGTCTACTACTTGCCATTGGACGCATTCCCTGCCGGTGTCCTCGTCCCGGTCCAGGGCACGAGTTTCTGCGAGTTCAAGGGGGAAGCGCACTACTTCGACGTCGCTGCGGGCGGAGTCATCGCTCCCCGCGCCGGGTGGACCTACCCGGAGCCCACCCGGGGCTTCGAGGCACTCTGTACCCGTGTGGCCCTCTACCCGGGACACATGGACTCCTGCGAAATCAACGGCGAGCAGGTGACCTTCCAGGAGGGTGACTTCTACGGCGGCTGGATCACGAGGCAGATCGTCGGCCCGTTCAAAGGCGGCCCCGGCACTGCCGGGTGGTGA
- a CDS encoding mannose-1-phosphate guanylyltransferase produces MTTDKVTNQDSPLDRFIAVIPAGGVGTRLWPLSRAAAPKFLHDLTGSGSTLLRATYDRLHPLAGTHMLVVTGVAHRAAVCSQLPEIKDSDLVLESEPKDSGAAIGLAAAILHERDPDTIMGSFAADQVISPEDLFQDAVREAIHTAAAGKIVTIGIKPTHPSTGFGYIRSGATLNIPGAPSAQSVVEFVEKPSEDVAQQYVDSGEYVWNAGMFVAPVALMLKHLEANQPVLFAGLQEIARAWDTPQRDEVKDRIWPTLPKIAIDYAVAEPAAAAGDVAVVPGIFGWDDVGDFASVGRLNSAREVDDVTVLGEGARVFTENASGVVVSDTKRVIALIGIKDVVIVDTPDALLVTTKAHSQRVKQAVDALKARGDADVL; encoded by the coding sequence ATGACTACAGACAAAGTGACAAACCAGGATTCACCGCTGGACCGCTTCATCGCGGTCATTCCAGCGGGCGGTGTGGGGACCCGGCTCTGGCCGCTGTCACGGGCAGCAGCCCCCAAGTTCCTCCATGACCTCACGGGGTCCGGCAGTACGCTGTTGCGCGCCACCTATGACCGCCTGCATCCCCTCGCGGGAACGCACATGCTGGTCGTCACCGGCGTTGCGCACCGCGCGGCGGTCTGCAGCCAACTGCCCGAGATCAAGGATTCCGATCTGGTGCTGGAGAGCGAGCCGAAGGACTCCGGAGCGGCAATTGGCCTGGCCGCGGCCATCCTGCACGAGCGGGATCCGGACACCATCATGGGCTCCTTCGCCGCGGACCAGGTGATCAGCCCGGAAGATCTGTTCCAGGACGCCGTCCGTGAGGCCATCCACACCGCGGCCGCCGGAAAAATCGTCACCATCGGCATCAAACCAACCCACCCTTCCACCGGGTTCGGTTATATCCGTTCCGGCGCCACCCTTAACATCCCCGGTGCGCCGAGCGCGCAGTCCGTTGTGGAGTTCGTGGAGAAGCCCAGCGAGGACGTTGCCCAGCAGTACGTGGACAGCGGCGAATACGTCTGGAACGCCGGGATGTTCGTGGCGCCCGTCGCGCTGATGCTCAAGCACCTCGAAGCCAACCAGCCAGTGCTTTTCGCCGGGCTGCAGGAAATCGCCCGGGCCTGGGACACTCCGCAACGGGACGAGGTCAAGGACCGGATATGGCCCACGCTGCCCAAGATCGCCATCGACTATGCCGTCGCCGAACCCGCCGCGGCGGCCGGGGACGTCGCCGTCGTGCCGGGCATCTTCGGCTGGGACGACGTCGGAGACTTCGCCTCCGTCGGCCGGCTCAACAGCGCCCGGGAAGTCGACGACGTCACGGTCCTCGGCGAGGGTGCCCGCGTCTTCACCGAGAACGCCAGCGGCGTTGTCGTTTCCGATACCAAGCGGGTGATCGCCCTGATTGGGATCAAGGACGTCGTTATTGTCGACACTCCCGATGCCCTCCTGGTCACCACGAAGGCGCATTCGCAGCGGGTCAAACAGGCTGTGGATGCCCTCAAGGCCAGGGGCGACGCCGACGTTCTCTAG
- the sdhC gene encoding succinate dehydrogenase, cytochrome b556 subunit encodes MWSWVGHRITGVVIFFFLLVHVLDTSLVRVSPEAYNAVIGSYKNPLMALGETGLVAAIVFHAFNGLRIIAVDFWKKGAKYQRQMLWAVLALWVVVMVGFSIRHLSLAFGGH; translated from the coding sequence ATGTGGTCCTGGGTTGGACACCGCATTACCGGTGTAGTGATTTTTTTCTTCTTGTTGGTCCATGTGCTGGACACCTCATTGGTGCGTGTCTCTCCGGAGGCGTACAACGCCGTGATCGGTTCCTACAAGAACCCCCTGATGGCCCTGGGTGAAACGGGCCTTGTTGCCGCGATCGTATTTCACGCCTTCAACGGCCTGCGGATCATCGCCGTCGACTTCTGGAAAAAGGGCGCGAAGTACCAGCGCCAGATGCTCTGGGCGGTCCTGGCTCTCTGGGTCGTCGTGATGGTGGGCTTCTCCATTCGCCACCTTTCCCTCGCCTTTGGAGGTCACTAA
- a CDS encoding succinate dehydrogenase hydrophobic membrane anchor subunit: protein MTASQIQSPRSGKIQPQYRRSGSSRGNFEMLAWLFMRLSGVVLVVLIFGHLFVNLLVGEGIKAIDFGFVAGKWADPFWQIWDLAMLWLAMLHGTNGVRTIINDYAEKDSTRLALKVVLYAATTVIIVLGTLVIFTFDPCPVVNGVQLPGGFCPAS, encoded by the coding sequence ATGACTGCTTCTCAGATCCAGTCCCCGCGCTCTGGAAAGATCCAGCCGCAGTACCGCCGCAGCGGTTCGTCCAGGGGCAACTTCGAAATGCTGGCATGGCTGTTCATGCGGCTCTCGGGCGTCGTCCTGGTTGTCCTGATTTTCGGCCACCTGTTCGTCAACCTCCTGGTCGGCGAGGGCATCAAGGCCATCGACTTCGGCTTCGTGGCCGGTAAGTGGGCCGATCCGTTCTGGCAGATCTGGGACCTTGCCATGCTGTGGCTCGCCATGCTGCACGGGACTAACGGCGTCCGTACCATCATCAATGACTACGCGGAGAAAGACTCCACCCGTCTGGCGCTGAAGGTCGTGCTCTACGCGGCAACCACGGTCATCATCGTCCTGGGCACCCTTGTGATCTTCACGTTTGATCCGTGCCCGGTCGTGAACGGCGTCCAGTTGCCCGGCGGCTTCTGCCCCGCGTCCTGA
- the sdhA gene encoding succinate dehydrogenase flavoprotein subunit, translating into MQVHKYDVVIVGAGGAGMRAAIESGQRARTAVLTKLYPTRSHTGAAQGGMCAALANVEEDNWEWHTFDTIKGGDYLVDQDAAEVMAKEAIDAVLDLEKMGLPFNRTPEGRIDQRRFGGHTRDHGKAPVRRACYAADRTGHMILQTLYQNCVKHNVEFYNEYYVLDLLTVEEEALREDGTSYIQKRVAGVVSYDLASGELHVFQAKSVIFASGGAGKVFKTTSNAHTLTGDGMGIAFRRGIPLEDMEFFQFHPTGLAGLGILLSEAARGEGAILRNSEGERFMERYAPTIKDLAPRDIVARSMANEVREGRGCGPNKDYVLLDLTHLEPAHIDAKLPDITEFARTYLGVEPYTEPVPVFPTAHYAMGGIPTNITTEVLQDNNTVVPGLYAAGEVACVSVHGSNRLGTNSLLDINVFGKRAGIAAAEYAKTADFVELPEDPEAYTLNLLEHVRTSAGTEKVAAIRKELQDTMDANMQVFRTADTLNQVLKDIESFEERYQRISVQDKGKRFNLDLLEAVELGFLLELAKVMTVAALYREESRGGHFREDFPDRNDEKFMKHSMVYKADSAPAAGASETAELAPGIRIGSKPVVFTRYEPMVRKY; encoded by the coding sequence ATGCAGGTCCATAAGTACGACGTCGTCATCGTCGGTGCCGGTGGCGCCGGGATGCGCGCGGCGATCGAATCCGGTCAACGCGCCCGAACAGCAGTACTGACCAAGCTTTACCCCACCCGCTCCCACACCGGCGCGGCCCAGGGCGGCATGTGCGCGGCACTGGCCAACGTCGAAGAAGACAACTGGGAGTGGCACACCTTCGACACGATCAAGGGCGGCGACTACCTGGTGGACCAGGACGCGGCCGAGGTCATGGCGAAGGAAGCGATCGACGCCGTCCTGGACCTGGAAAAGATGGGCCTGCCGTTCAACCGCACGCCCGAGGGCCGCATCGATCAGCGCCGCTTTGGCGGGCACACCCGCGACCATGGCAAGGCTCCCGTCCGCCGCGCCTGCTACGCCGCCGACCGCACCGGCCACATGATCCTGCAGACGCTCTACCAGAACTGCGTGAAGCACAACGTGGAGTTCTACAACGAGTACTACGTCCTGGACCTGCTGACGGTCGAGGAAGAGGCCCTCCGTGAGGACGGCACGTCGTACATCCAGAAGCGCGTTGCCGGTGTTGTGTCCTATGACCTCGCTTCCGGCGAACTGCACGTCTTCCAGGCCAAGTCCGTGATTTTTGCCTCCGGCGGTGCCGGCAAGGTCTTCAAAACCACTTCCAACGCCCACACCCTCACCGGTGACGGCATGGGCATCGCGTTCCGCCGCGGCATCCCGCTGGAAGACATGGAGTTCTTCCAGTTCCACCCGACAGGCCTCGCCGGCTTGGGCATCCTGCTCTCCGAGGCCGCCCGCGGCGAGGGCGCGATCCTGCGCAACTCCGAGGGTGAGCGCTTTATGGAGCGCTACGCCCCCACCATCAAGGACCTCGCCCCGCGCGATATCGTGGCCCGTTCCATGGCCAACGAAGTCCGCGAGGGACGCGGTTGCGGCCCGAACAAGGACTATGTCCTCCTGGACCTGACGCACCTTGAACCGGCCCACATCGACGCGAAACTCCCGGATATCACCGAATTCGCCCGCACCTACCTGGGGGTGGAACCGTACACCGAGCCGGTGCCGGTTTTCCCGACGGCGCACTACGCCATGGGCGGCATCCCCACCAACATCACCACCGAGGTCCTGCAGGACAACAACACCGTGGTCCCTGGCCTCTATGCCGCCGGCGAGGTGGCGTGCGTGTCAGTGCACGGCTCCAACCGGCTCGGCACCAACTCGCTGCTGGACATCAATGTCTTCGGCAAGCGGGCCGGCATCGCCGCGGCCGAGTACGCCAAGACGGCGGACTTCGTGGAACTCCCGGAAGATCCGGAGGCCTATACGCTGAACCTGCTCGAGCACGTCCGGACGTCGGCCGGGACCGAGAAGGTCGCCGCGATCCGCAAGGAACTCCAGGACACCATGGATGCGAACATGCAGGTGTTCCGGACCGCGGACACCCTGAACCAGGTCCTGAAGGACATCGAGTCCTTCGAGGAGCGGTACCAGCGGATCAGCGTCCAGGACAAGGGCAAGCGGTTCAACCTGGACCTGCTCGAGGCCGTGGAACTTGGCTTCCTGCTGGAACTGGCGAAAGTCATGACCGTCGCGGCGCTCTACCGTGAGGAATCCCGTGGCGGGCACTTCCGCGAGGACTTCCCGGACCGTAACGACGAGAAGTTCATGAAGCACTCCATGGTGTACAAGGCAGACAGCGCACCGGCCGCCGGCGCATCGGAAACTGCCGAACTCGCACCCGGCATCCGGATCGGCAGCAAACCGGTTGTCTTTACCCGTTACGAGCCGATGGTGAGGAAGTACTAG
- a CDS encoding succinate dehydrogenase iron-sulfur subunit yields the protein MTAELAEPASKIELPAHIGGGGEIPTFDVTLRVRRYNPEVSDDATWEDFQVTMYGTDRVLDALHKIKWETDGSLSFRRSCAHGVCGSDAMRINGRNRLACKTLLKDLDTTKPITVEPIKGLPVEKDLIVDMEPFFQSFREVMPFLINKGHEPTKERLQSAEERERFDDTTKCILCAACTSSCPVFWTDGQYFGPAAIVNAHRFIFDSRDDAGDMRLEILNDKEGVWRCRTTFNCTEACPRGIQVTQAIAEVKQAILSRKI from the coding sequence ATGACCGCTGAACTCGCTGAACCAGCCTCCAAGATTGAACTCCCCGCGCACATCGGCGGCGGCGGCGAAATCCCCACGTTCGACGTCACCCTCCGGGTGCGCCGGTACAACCCCGAGGTTTCCGACGACGCCACCTGGGAAGATTTCCAGGTCACCATGTACGGGACCGACCGGGTGCTCGATGCCCTGCACAAGATCAAGTGGGAAACCGACGGCAGCCTGTCGTTCCGCCGCTCCTGCGCCCACGGCGTGTGCGGTTCCGACGCGATGCGCATCAACGGCCGCAACCGGCTGGCCTGCAAGACCCTGCTGAAGGACCTGGACACGACCAAGCCCATCACGGTCGAGCCCATCAAGGGCCTGCCGGTGGAAAAAGACCTGATTGTGGACATGGAGCCGTTCTTCCAGTCCTTCCGTGAGGTTATGCCGTTCCTGATCAACAAGGGCCATGAGCCCACGAAGGAACGTCTCCAGTCGGCGGAGGAACGTGAACGCTTCGACGACACCACCAAGTGCATCCTGTGCGCCGCGTGCACCTCCTCCTGCCCGGTGTTCTGGACCGATGGCCAGTACTTCGGCCCGGCCGCCATCGTGAACGCGCACCGCTTCATCTTCGATTCCCGGGATGACGCCGGCGACATGCGCCTGGAGATCCTCAACGACAAGGAAGGCGTGTGGCGCTGCCGCACCACCTTCAACTGCACCGAGGCATGCCCCCGCGGCATCCAGGTCACGCAGGCGATCGCCGAGGTTAAGCAGGCCATCCTGTCCCGCAAGATCTAG